The Canis lupus familiaris isolate Mischka breed German Shepherd chromosome 1, alternate assembly UU_Cfam_GSD_1.0, whole genome shotgun sequence DNA window GAGATGACACATCAAAAGAACCTTTTACAGtcagggagggtgggaaggactTTGTGGGTGGGACAGCTACATCTGACCTTCCGCAGCATCAGGTCGCTCACAGAGTGGAGGAGCCACCCCAGAGCACTGGTCACACTGTGCAAAGCCACAGCAAGTGCGGTGAATTTGGGAATGCTTTCAGCGACAAACCCACACCTATTCAGCACCAGAGAACccacactggagaaaggccttatgaatGCAACAAATGTGGGATATTCTTTAGCCACGCCTCTGGCCTCTTTCAGCACCAGAGAGATCACAACAGAGGAAAGCCCTATGAGTGCTGCGAGTGTGGGAAGTTCTTTAGCCAACACTCAAGTCTTGTTAAACATCAGAGAGTTCACACTGGGGAAAGCCCTCATgtgtgcagtgaatgtgggaaattctTTAGCCGAAGCTCCAACCTCATTCAGCATAAGAGGGtgcacactggagagaagccttATGAGTGCGGTGAATGTGGGAAATTCTTCAGCCAGCGTTCCAACCTCATTCATCATAAGAGGGTTCACACTGGCAAAAGCGCTCATGAGTGTAGTGAGTGTGGGAAGTCTTTCAACTGCAACTCCAGCCTCATTAAACACTTGAGggttcacactggagaaagacCTTATAAgtgcaatgaatgtgggaaatTCTTCAGCCACATCGCCAGTCTCATCCAACACCAGATAGTCCACACTGGCGAGCGGCCTTACaggtgcagtgaatgtgggaaagccttcagccgAAGCTCCGACCTCATGAAGCATCAGAGAGTCCACACTGGGGAACGGCCTTATGAGTGCATCGAATGTGGGAAATTGTTTAGCCAGAGCTCCAGCCTAAATAGCCATCGGAGACTTCACACTGGCGAGAGGCCTTATCAGTGCCCTGAATGTGGGAAATTCTTTAACCAAAGCTCTAGCCTTAATAACCATCGGAGGCTTCACACTGGCGAGCGACCTTATGAGTGCCTGGAATGTGGGAAAACCTTCAGGCAAAGATCTAATCTGAGGCAGCACCAGAAGGTTCACAAATCAGACAAGCCGTATaagtgcagtgaatgtggaaaagcctttagcCAGAGGCCTACCCTCGTCCGGCACCAGAAAATTCACACCAGAGAAAGGAGTGCAGAAAATGTGCACCCTCCTCCAGCACAGCGATGTGCAGTGGAGATGAGCTCTGAGAACAGTCTCTATAAGGGGGCCATCAGCCAGAGGTTGAACCTTGTTCATCCCAATGTCCACACTGGACAGATTCCCTATGAATGCTAATTATGTTGGAAGCTTTCTGGAATAAAGTAGCATTTTCTCACCATGGACTCTATCAGACCTTTGTCACTGCGAGTGTTTGTGGAAGAAGCCGTTTAGCTCTGGCAGGTCTCCAAGAGCGTGGGTCAGCCAGTCCCTGTATTCAGACTCCTCTCTCCCAGGAGGGAATCCAGAGGAGCCTGAGGCCACAGGGAGATGTCATTCCCTCCCTCTGACCAGTGTAGCTGTGGACATGACCCATCTTTGAccatgaagacctgagctgagttctGCTGGCAGCTTGTGGAGAAGGTTTCCCTTCTTTCAAGGACATGGCTGATCTCATACGATGCTCATGGTGGATTTATCCGATCTCCACATTACCCATCCCAACAGCTACCTACTTTGCATTGCCTTAGTGATAAAGCCACCTTAAATCTCATGTGTCTTGATCACTGTGGAGTGGGTTGAGAACAGTTGAGGTCTACCAAACTAAAAGGGCCTCTTAAACGTATTGCTTCTAAGGGAAGAGCAGGATGGTTGGAGAACAGCTCTTAGTCTAAATTTGGCCTCCTCTGTGTTGCTGCTCAAGGCCTCCAGGGGAAGATGGTAGGACTTTGTGGGCCTAATGCAATCTGAATGGCATGAATTTTTGTGAGCCAGAGATTACTCCGAGGACAGGGCAGTTGTGACAACCTCCACTGCATCTGGGAGCAACATGAATAGGGCCTCTTGTTTCCCAGATACTGTTTACCTGGCTGGCACCTTCCAAGGAGCCATATGCCATGAATTTTAGCATCTGGTATACAGGTTTCCTAATTGTAAGACTTACTGGGACCAATTGAGACCATAATTTGTATGGAAAAACTGCGGGTAATAATGGAGTAGGCAAGTCTACAGCAAACTAGAGGGAATGTACCTGTTCTAAAAGTGCATCCACAAATGTTCCTTTGAATGTGACTCTGCATTCAGGATTCAGGCTCTGCAGAAATTCTCAGGACCTCTAGACCTCTGCCCTATGGCTTAGGTCACCAGCAGAGCAAAAATCGAAAGGTTTTGTGCATACTAAGGCTCTCTGCACTATTTGTGTCATGGCCATTGCTGCATTGGCAGGAGAATAGGGGTAAGAGAAGGTAATCTTGTACTCCAGGGATGTAGCGTTTGTGACATAGCCAGCCATTTTTGCAACCAAGgcttcagagacagagaaagagagcagagtcAATATAGGGTTGGCAaatctaattttctaaaatgaatgggAGATCAGATTTTTATGTGCaacaatttctttaaatgttttattgagatataattgtcATGCAATAGTTGTACATATTTGATGTGCACAATTTAATAAGTTTTTCAGTAAGTAAACACTCAGGGAACCAACACCAGAACTGTGACAGTGGACCTATCCATCACCCACAAAGCTACCTCGTGCCTTTTACTTTCCTTCCTTGCCTTCCCAGAAAACTAttgatttacctttttttctcccactatAGATATGTTTGCCTTCCTTAGAATTTTATACAActggaatcataaagtatttcTACCCTATTTTTGGTCTATTTTCTTCCACAACAGAATTATCTTGAGGATTATCCATGCTGTATGTATGAACAGCTCATTCCTTTTGCTGTGAGTGGTGCTCTCTTGAGATCCATCACAGTTTgttatgcttaatttttaaattaaaaaatctctggtaaaatacatcataaaatttaccatcttaaccatcttTAAGTGCATAGTTCAGGGGTATTAGGTACATTCATATTGTACAACCAGCACTACCATTCACATCCTgagctcttttcatcttgcaaaactggaagtctgtacccattaaacaataattccaaagaccccaccaccaccaccatcgccTAAACCCCTGGAAACTGCCCttccactttctgtttctgtgaatttgactgcTTCAGGTACATCATATAAATAGAGTCatctagtatttgtctttttgtaactggtatatttcacttagcattagtgtcctcaaggttcatccatgttttatggca harbors:
- the ZNF792 gene encoding zinc finger protein 792 isoform X1, with protein sequence MAAAAALGDPAQGCVTFEDVTIYFSQEEWGLLDEAQRLLYCDVMLENFALIASLGLTSFRSYIVAQLQMGAEPWVPDRVDMTSAMARGAYSGPISGFCCATEAEHSVSVAGVSQDRKLKAALSKQKDYSCDMCGLHLRDILHLAEHQATHSSQKPYMCEAPGRESKSRANLYKHQMQQSIDKPVRRDEDRASFVKSCRDDTSKEPFTVREGGKDFVGGTATSDLPQHQVAHRVEEPPQSTGHTVQSHSKCGEFGNAFSDKPTPIQHQRTHTGERPYECNKCGIFFSHASGLFQHQRDHNRGKPYECCECGKFFSQHSSLVKHQRVHTGESPHVCSECGKFFSRSSNLIQHKRVHTGEKPYECGECGKFFSQRSNLIHHKRVHTGKSAHECSECGKSFNCNSSLIKHLRVHTGERPYKCNECGKFFSHIASLIQHQIVHTGERPYRCSECGKAFSRSSDLMKHQRVHTGERPYECIECGKLFSQSSSLNSHRRLHTGERPYQCPECGKFFNQSSSLNNHRRLHTGERPYECLECGKTFRQRSNLRQHQKVHKSDKPYKCSECGKAFSQRPTLVRHQKIHTRERSAENVHPPPAQRCAVEMSSENSLYKGAISQRLNLVHPNVHTGQIPYEC
- the ZNF792 gene encoding zinc finger protein 792 isoform X4; translation: MAAAAALGDPAQEEWGLLDEAQRLLYCDVMLENFALIASLGLTSFRSYIVAQLQMGAEPWVPDRVDMTSAMARGAYSGPISGFCCATEAEHSVSVAGVSQDRKLKAALSKQKDYSCDMCGLHLRDILHLAEHQATHSSQKPYMCEAPGRESKSRANLYKHQMQQSIDKPVRRDEDRASFVKSCRDDTSKEPFTVREGGKDFVGGTATSDLPQHQVAHRVEEPPQSTGHTVQSHSKCGEFGNAFSDKPTPIQHQRTHTGERPYECNKCGIFFSHASGLFQHQRDHNRGKPYECCECGKFFSQHSSLVKHQRVHTGESPHVCSECGKFFSRSSNLIQHKRVHTGEKPYECGECGKFFSQRSNLIHHKRVHTGKSAHECSECGKSFNCNSSLIKHLRVHTGERPYKCNECGKFFSHIASLIQHQIVHTGERPYRCSECGKAFSRSSDLMKHQRVHTGERPYECIECGKLFSQSSSLNSHRRLHTGERPYQCPECGKFFNQSSSLNNHRRLHTGERPYECLECGKTFRQRSNLRQHQKVHKSDKPYKCSECGKAFSQRPTLVRHQKIHTRERSAENVHPPPAQRCAVEMSSENSLYKGAISQRLNLVHPNVHTGQIPYEC
- the ZNF792 gene encoding zinc finger protein 792 isoform X2, translating into MGAEPWVPDRVDMTSAMARGAYSGPISGFCCATEAEHSVSVAGVSQDRKLKAALSKQKDYSCDMCGLHLRDILHLAEHQATHSSQKPYMCEAPGRESKSRANLYKHQMQQSIDKPVRRDEDRASFVKSCRDDTSKEPFTVREGGKDFVGGTATSDLPQHQVAHRVEEPPQSTGHTVQSHSKCGEFGNAFSDKPTPIQHQRTHTGERPYECNKCGIFFSHASGLFQHQRDHNRGKPYECCECGKFFSQHSSLVKHQRVHTGESPHVCSECGKFFSRSSNLIQHKRVHTGEKPYECGECGKFFSQRSNLIHHKRVHTGKSAHECSECGKSFNCNSSLIKHLRVHTGERPYKCNECGKFFSHIASLIQHQIVHTGERPYRCSECGKAFSRSSDLMKHQRVHTGERPYECIECGKLFSQSSSLNSHRRLHTGERPYQCPECGKFFNQSSSLNNHRRLHTGERPYECLECGKTFRQRSNLRQHQKVHKSDKPYKCSECGKAFSQRPTLVRHQKIHTRERSAENVHPPPAQRCAVEMSSENSLYKGAISQRLNLVHPNVHTGQIPYEC